In Leopardus geoffroyi isolate Oge1 chromosome D1, O.geoffroyi_Oge1_pat1.0, whole genome shotgun sequence, a single window of DNA contains:
- the DBX1 gene encoding homeobox protein DBX1 has translation MMFPGLLAPPAGYPSLLRPTPTLTLPQSLQSAFSGPSSFLVEDLIRISRPPAYLPRSLPTASMSPPRQGAPATLTDTGTSDLGSPGPGSRPDGSPQTAAAPASEPTFLKFGVNAILSSAPRTETSPALLQSVPPKTFAFPYFEGSFQPFIRSSYFPASSSVVPIPGTFSWPLAARGKPRRGMLRRAVFSDVQRKALEKMFQKQKYISKPDRKKLAAKLGLKDSQVKIWFQNRRMKWRNSKERELLSSGGCREQTLPTKLNPHPDLSDVGQKGPGDDEEEDDGPGSPRHRLVYHASPDPRHLRDPRLEGPLPASPAHSSSPGKPSDFSDSEDDEEGEEEEITVS, from the exons ATGATGTTCCCTGGCCTCCTCGCGCCCCCCGCCGGGTACCCGAGCCTCTTGCGCCCCACGCCCACCTTAACGCTGCCCCAGTCCCTGCAGTCGGCATTTTCCGGCCCCTCGAGCTTTCTGGTGGAGGATCTGATCCGCATCAGCCGGCCTCCGGCTTACCTGCCCCGCAGCTTACCCACCGCCAGCATGTCGCCCCCTAGGCAGGGGGCCCCCGCGACTCTCACAGACACCGGGACTTCGGACCTGGGCTCCCCGGGTCCAGGCAGCCGACCGGACGGTTCACCTCAGACGGCCGCCGCCCCTGCCAGCGAGCCAACGTTTCTGAAGTTTGGGGTTAACGCcatcctctcctctgctcccagaACCG AAACATCCCCTGCCTTACTCCAGAGCGTCCCTCCCAAGACCTTCGCCTTTCCCTACTTTGAAGGCTCCTTCCAGCCTTTCATCAGATCTTCTTATTTCCCAG CGTCCTCGAGCGTCGTGCCCATCCCGGGGACCTTCTCCTGGCCGCTTGCTGCCCGCGGCAAGCCTCGCCGAGGCATGCTGCGACGAGCCGTGTTCTCCGACGTGCAGCGCAAGGCGCTGGAGAAGATGTTCCAGAAGCAGAAGTACATCAGCAAGCCCGACCGCAAGAAGCTGGCGGCCAAGTTGGGCTTGAAAGACTCACAA GTGAAAATCTGGTTCCAGAACCGACGCATGAAGTGGCGGAACTCCAAGGAGCGCGAGCTTCTGTCTAGCGGGGGCTGCCGAGAGCAGACCCTTCCCACGAAACTCAATCCGCACCCGGACCTCAGCGACGTGGGCCAGAAGGGCCCAGGGGATGACGAGGAAGAAGACGACGGCCCGGGCAGCCCCCGCCACCGCCTGGTCTATCACGCGTCCCCCGACCCTCGGCACCTGCGGGACCCGCGGCTGGAAGGGCCGCTGCCTGCCTCACCGGCTCACTCCAGCAGCCCCGGCAAGCCTTCGGACTTCTCCGACTCCGAGGACGACGAGGAGGGCGAAGAGGAGGAGATCACCGTGTCTTAG